ACTACAGTGCGGTGTGCTGGGCAGTTATGCCATTGCTTCTATTCAAGCTGTGCTGGGTCACCCAGGCACTCCAGCCTGGCACTGCAGGGAGGGTGGCATGGGGGTGTCCTCATGGGCAGCTTGGTGGCTTGACACTGGTGTGCTGCCGTGGCTCTCCTCCTTTTGGGAGGTGAGCAGCCAACTGAGGTGGCCTGCGCTCCACACCTGCAGCGTGTTTCATGCTGCTGCTGAGTGCTTGAACTGCAAAGGAACGAATAAAACACTCGATGCTCCTGCTGTGTCTGGGAAAGTACAGAAACAACCTTCTTTTTCTAACTTTTCCCCCCTCAGTTCTtggaataaagtaaaataaaaatctgatggGTACATTGTGTTtggggcttccccccccccccccccccccccccggaaaaTACTGGACAGCTAGGTTGAATTGTTGGGGAGCTAGTACTTTCATGGCATATTCTGTATATTGCTAGCCAAAAGAAAGCTGATCAAATGAGTGTGCTGCAAGGCTAAAGTCTATTTTCCAagtgtttttattgttgttctttttagCTTACATTCAAATCCCAACACctgaaaagaagaatgaaagaaaaattgttaattattccattctgctttttctttttaaggaagtGCTCAGCCTCATGCATTTTGGTTCTTCTCAGAAGGCGAGGCTGATAACTCATGTAtgctgaagaacagaagaaaaaaagaacaaaagtagtattgggggtgggaggagaaggagaagcatCAATTTCTTCACTGTTACACAAAAGAGTCAAAAAagtcagaacttttttttttgtcccctcttTTTCTGCTCCAACCTTTCAAATTGAAGTTGAGCAtacaaaaatactgatttgactCCATTTATGCCAGCTAttgtctctgtatttttcctctgcagTGTTCTTTATGAATTGTCTTATGCCATAACTCTGGAAGGAGACTGTTATTCATAACATTATTTCAATGGAAAATAGCTTCTTTAATAGCTGTCAGATCCAAGATAAAAATGCCTTAGAGCAGATACCATAACCAGATGGGGAGAGAAGGCTTTAGGTGTGAGGTCTGTATTTTTCAAAGCACCTTAGACTTTCAGCTTCAGAAGTACATTCTCAGTTGCTTCTCTTTGCCCTTCCTGGACCCTCCAAGGCGGCTCTACAATAAAGTTTAACAGAACCAAAGCTCTGGCTTGTGGAACCAAAACTCTATGTCTGTCCACATTTTCTCTCCGTCAGAAGTCTTGAAGCACATCAACTTAAATGTTCTaccttttttccagttctcctgGTCTGGGAGCAGACATGATTAGTGTGGACTTGGGTAGGGCTGACtcaatattttaatatactgATATTCTTGTGTAGTGCACTGGATAGGATATAATTTAATAGAAGTTGGCAAGACTGGAATGTTTGGACAGAGCCAGTCCCAGCATTGCAGGAGGCGAGAATTGaagactgcattttttaaatgctgcttgtGTCCTACCCGTGGTTATCCTGCAGCAGGGAAAGGGTAATGAAATCTTTGCATACTTCTGGAGAAATGCATTAATAACAACAGTACCACAATGAGGCTTCTGTGCTTCACAGGGTGTTTACTTCACTTTACTGGCCTAAAAGCATGAGGTGTTTCGTGTCTCCTTGCattaaaagacatttcagaagaaagcagGAATGTCTGCAGCATATTCACAGACAAAAGTGTATGTGTTTGTGCATCTGCATATACTGTATCCATGTAATACAGTGACGTGATTAATATTTGCCTGAGCTACTACAGACACTGGGGAATAGTTCTTCTAATTTTAGCAATGCCCATGATCAGCTGGCCAAGGATGAGACAAGATGCCTAACAAGAGTGTTTGTACTGCCTGGTATTTACTGCAATACTTCTATGTGTGTTGGGGTGAATGGGGAAGGAATCTTTTGCTCACTTGAGGTCTCTGGGCATGAAGGCTTGCCTTTCTGGCTGAAGGACAAATAGATGCAGCTTCCTCCGAGGTTAATCTGAGGTACCTGCTTGTGTAGCACTTGGTACTTGCCCACCAAAGCTAGGGACTAAGGGCATCCGTAGTTCATCCAGGACCTAAGGGCTGAAAGGAAGAAGGGCTGCGTTCTTATCAGGTgcttattaatttcctttttattagatttttttcttttggaaccaacaaaaccatttttattgCTTGAAAACAGCCATCCATTTTGCTTTGTTCCATGCTTAACAGGCACACCCATTTTGGCCCTGAGATAGCAAAATGCACAAAGGCTTGGCGCAGCTCTTGCGCGCTGCATCAGTGTGGTGTTGGTGTTGGTAGATTGCATGCCTGATCCTTGTTTGTCTTAACATACCAAGAAACGTCTCCAGAGATCAACTCACAATACTGGGATTGTGTTGGTGGAGTGTTCACTGTGTTGTTTTAAGGAGAAGTAATAGGCAGTCAGCTCCATGTGCAGTCTCATGCTTGTGGAGCAGCAGATATGAACTGTGTCCAGGTAATGCTGCCAGCTTAAGCTGATGACCAAAGTGATTTTGTTGTGAAGACGCTGAGCTGCCTGCAGGTGTTGTGGAGAGGTTTAGTGAGGGATTCCATGtcagtgtgatttttttaaaaattattatttgatagGTTTCTGTTGAGCAATCTTAATACCAtgccaggaagaagaaagaaatctgagaTTCCAATTTCACTCTCATGACTTAACATGAGATTTGCATGTCTTTTTAGAggttttatgaatatttttacaAAGATACATTAATTCTTAAGTCCTGGGCCTTCCAAAGAGTCTGTTCCTCCCCCATCCAACACTTATGCATTGTGCCCAAGGACAGCTTACAAGAGCTGCCTGACTTCACTGGTGTAGTGATGGGAGAATTGGAGATGTTGCTGAGTGGGAAGACAAGGACCAAGACAAGCAGAGGAAAAGAACTGGGAAAAATGGGAGAAGAGGTAAAATTGATGGAGCTTGAATTTACATGGGCTGGGTGAAGTGACTAGAACCAAGCCTGGGATGAGGGGTGAGAGTATAACCAGATTTTGGCTTAGAATTGGTGCAGCAAACAAGTAAGAAGAGAAAATGGGTGAGAAATCAGAGCGTGGAAAGAAGGCAGAAAGAGACCAGAAGACTGAAGGGGATGAGGGCCAGTGTGAGAGTGGGGACAAACGTAGGGTGCAGGTGGGAAGGAAGGGTGACCAACCTAGGGCCAGGAGCTGTGGGGTGTGGAAAGGAGAGTTGTCTGTTTGCACGAAATGGAGCCAGGCTGAGACTCTGGGAACAGAGCACTAAATTTGGGAAGAAGAGTCATTCAGAGAGTATGCTCTGTCTCATTCTCTCCCTGTCAGTGGGAGTCCTGGAGACTTTTTCCCTGCCAGATATTCAGGCAGTCCTGCTGGAAGGAGCTATGTGTGCTTCAagtatgtgtgtatgcatgtatttttGCTTCCACTCTGGTATTTAGATGGCTATTTTGGGTGCATCTATAAGTAAATACCACAGCATACAGACACTCTGGTCTTTCAGCAGAAACATGTGGTCTGAGGGGGTTGTTTGTGTCTGCTGAACAGTCTGTCCACACTGCAGGACCGAGATACCAATGTGCACAGGTCAGCCCCGCTTCTGTGGCTCTCACATGcgcctgcctgtgtctgtgtctccaTCCTGTTCTTTTCCCGTGCCGGGGAAGGTAGGTTTTCCCTGAGCAGCATCCTTCTGTCTACTGCTGGGGGTGTCCTGTGGTAGCCAAAAGCGTAAAGGATCCTCTTGAAAGCAGTCATACTGTCTGTAGACAAAGCTTTTCTTAAGCATGCTAAGGAAACTGGAAAAACaggaggtttttttgctttgtcccCCCTTCTTCTAAACCTTTTCAGTACAGCATTAAGTCACTTCCTGTAGTTGCAGTAAGTCGAGAGTTCtattcccaccccccccccggttAATGTTCCTTTAAGAGGACGCGGCTTTCAAACCTCGCCTTTTTAAAACGAAGCAGGGAGCTGAATTCGCTTCCAGCCACGGTAGCAGACTGCTGCGCCCCGtgggccgggcgggcgcggcggcggggggcgccggggggaCCCCGcacctcggggcggggggggtgggggggcggcccggggggagggagggaagggtcGCTGGCGGAGctgggcggcgcggccggggctgCGCGGTTGCGGGCGGCTCTTCTTTATGGGGTGAAGGAGGAGAGCGCCGAGAGGGAGGCAGCGCTTCGGCGTGTGACACATGAAGCTGGGGCAGCCATACGTGGCTAGAAAATTTGCAGTGCGGGGGCAGAGGCATGTGGCTAATTCAGGTAACCGGAAAGCTGGCTTTTATTATTCCTCCAGCTCATAACTCGCaacagttgttttttccttttcttttttttcccctttattttccTCAAGTGGGACGGGAGAAGCGGGTTGTATAGCAGCGCTGCGTATAAATAGCCCGAGCAAGCCCAGCGGATCTGGAGAAGTTTTATTTAGATTGCTTTGGGGACAGGCGAGCCCTGTGTCCGGAGGGTAGACAGGTTTTCCTCGCGTGCGAGGCGACAGTGCCCCTCGGCAGTGGGGTTCGGGACCCTGCGGGAAGGAGTCCCGCTGCCcgtctgggtgctggggggctccgtgctttttaaaatgaaacaggcGGAGGCACTGGTGGAAGTAACGTGACTGAGGTGAGAGCGAACTGGTATTGCTGCTCTTGCGGCAGCAGTTCCCAAAGCCGTAATACAGCTGCAGATCTGAGTAAAGTCTAATGGCATCGGTTGCGTAAGGAGCAGGGTCGGAGTTCCCATCGCCTGCTCGAATGCACCCTCTGGAGAAGTTGGTCTCGGGATGATTCGTGTGGTACGTTGTAATCCTGTGATCTTTACGTGACAGCACAGGGGGTGTGAAAGCTTGGTGTGACACGGGAAGACTGGAGGGATTCGGGGAAAGACAGCTTTGAGCTACTAGCTGTGCCACGTCTCTGCCCCTTTGTTAACAGAGGTtatctgtgtgtatgcatgtgtacaCATTTATGTGGGTATGCACTTCTCAGCATTTGAAAACCTACTgattaactttttaaaagttaatcGGGATTTAGTGTTGAGGGTCAGTCAGCGGAAAGCTGGTCTGcatgctgagctgcagcagcagtttctGCCTCCGGCTTGCTGTGAGCACCCATCTTTCTGTGCTTGTGTTTCAGCGTGTAGTTTGCTGAGACATAGTTTCTTTTCCAatgttgattttgtttcttcttttccagaaaaagagGAAGCTATTATAAAtggagaagatgaaaaagaacGGAAAGACCCCTATTTTGTGGAAACACCTTACGGCTACCAGCTAGACTTGGATTTTCTGAAGTATGTGGATGATATACAAAAGGGGAATACCATTAAGAAACTAAACATCcgaaagaaaaggaaagctgtaCAAGCCTCGGCGGGTACCAAGAACTCTGGTGGCCAGTGCGGTGGCTGGACCTCCACGGAGTCTCTCTCTTCATCAAACAGTGATGAGAATAAGCAGTCTTGTTTGGCAGCGAGGAGTCAAGTAACCTCGTCCATTGCTGCAAGACCCTCAGTTTCCTTTGAAGCATCTCCTTCCTACTTAACGGTGCCTGAGAGTAAgcagcttcctcctccctccccccagcctcctcggCATAACCTCCATGTAACAAAAACCCTCATGGAGACGCGGAGGCGACTTGAGCAGGAGAGGATGATGCAGGTCACGCCTGGAGATGTCCGCAGGCCCCGGCTTTCCAGCTTTGGAGGCATGGGCTCCACAAGCTCCCTCCCCTCTTTTGTGGGATCCAGCGGGTATGGTCACGTGTCTCAGCAGCTGCAGAATGGGTATCAGGGGAACGGTGACTATGGCGCCTGCTTCAGCTCCTCCTTGGGCAGTTCCATTCGTCATAGCCCCATGAGCTCAGGAATATCTACACCAGTCACCAACGTGAGCCCAGTGCATCTGCAGCACATCAGGGAGCAAATGGCAGTTGCCCTCAAGCGTCTCAAGGAGCTTGAGGAGCAAGTCAAGACCATTCCTGTGCTGCAGGTCAAAATTTCAGTATTACAGGAAGAGAAGAGGCACATGATGGCCGAACTCAAAAACCAAAGGAAAGCCACTCAAAATGACATGTATGGTTTCAGAAAGCGATCCTACAGTGCAGGAAATGCCGAGCAGTGGGAACACATGTCTCAGGTAAGAAGAGGTGGAGAACTGTATATAGATTGTGAGGAAGAGGTGGAGAGTGTGGAGCAGAGCTCTCAGCGAATAGAGGAGTTCAGACAGCTGACTGCTGAGATGCAAGccctggagaaaaaaatccaggataGCAACTATGAAAGTCCATCAAACCTTCGGGAGAACAGAGAAAGCCTGACAAAAGAAGCCCGATCTGTTGCTGTAGGTGCTGATGAAAACATGAACGATGTGGTTATATACAACAGATCTGCGAGGCAACACAAAGAAGTAGCTGTGgggacagagaaagaaatgagagagTCTGGGGTTGGGGTGACAGAGGCTATGCTTGGCTTGTCTACAGAGGTTGAGAAAGAGATAGAGCTTCAGCAGCAGACAATTGAAGCCCTTAAGGAGAAGATTTACAGACTAGAGGTTCAGTTAAAGGAAACGACCCATGACAGGGAAATGACTAAATTaaagcaggagctgcaggcagctgggtcTAGGAAAAAAGTGGATAAAGCCATGATGGCTCAGCCTTGTGTTGTCAGCAGGATGGTGGAGGCCATCATACAAACAAGAGACCAAAGGGTGGGAGACCATGTGGATGTTGCCGATTCGTCGGTGGGAAACCACCTGCAGATGAGCAGCGTTGGCACCTCCTGCAGACCTGCTGTGCGGAGTGCAGCTGCAGGCCCCGAGCTGCTGATGAGCCAATGGCTGGTGAGGGAGAGGGCAGAGGTGCGAGACCAGGGCACAGGGAGGTCCATTGAGCTGCATGATAAGGCAGTGGGCACAGCAACAAGCGTCTGTGAGACAGGTGTCAACACAGAGGAGCCAGCAGGTGTGCCGAGCCCCCGCCGGATGGCGCGGTTGGTTGGGGCGGTGAGGTCTGTGGGCTGTGGGGATTGCTCAGTGGATGTGGTGGTTTGCACCCCCAAGGAGCACGTGTCCCGCGAAACAACAACTGAGGCTGTGCCCAGGGCAGAGGCGATGGTGATGGCTGTGCCTTCTATGGCTAGCCAGCAAACCAGCACTATTTTGGAGATGGTGAGCCAATGCACTGGCACGGAGATGGCCTTGCTGGCAGACTGTGGGACAAACACCACTCTGAGCAGCTGCGATAAACAGACCAACACTGAGAGTGTGGAGACACGGAGCGTGGCAGTAGGAGATGGCCGGGTGAAGGACATACGTGCATCTGCTAAAACGCGTTCGGTTGGAGTGGGCACCTTGCTCACTAGTCACCCTGGCTTTGAAAAGCCCTTGGCAATAAAAACCAAAGACTGTGGTGTTGGGCAGATAAACGTTTATGAGAACTACCTGGTTGGCCTTAAAATGAGGAGCATTGCCTGCGGACCCCCTCCATTGCCGGTTGTGCCGGCTGGCACCAGGAGCATTGGTGTTGGTGGAGAGTCTGTGTGTGAGCCGGTGAGTAGTCTGTTGGAAAGCCCTCTGCCTCCACCTGAGCTGAGGACAGGCTTGGATCACTACATCGAGCGCgtgcagaagctgctgcaggaaCAGCAGATGCTGCTTGCTGAAAATTACAGTGAACTGGCAGAAGCCTTTGGGGAGCCCCACTCCCAGATTGGATCTCTCAATTCACAGCTCATCAGCACCCTCACCTCCATCAACTCGGTCATGAAATATGCCAGCACAGAGGAGCTGCAAGGCCTGGACCTTCAGAAGCAGTGCCTGGAAAGAAGCACCACATCAGGTAAGCCCAGCGTACAGCACGCATTTGTCTGCTCCTTGCCAGAGCTGCAGGTCAGTCACCTGCCAGGCTCTCGCTTAGTCTGGAAGCAAGTGTGTAATCCTCCCCAGTGAAACGCAGAACATAATGTTGTTGCTGGACATGCCTGCTGATTATTCTCTTCAGCCCACCACTGGTAACTGAAAAACCAGAGGTGGTTTTATCTTCTCCCAGTCCAGCAGACTGAAGGGCCTCATCATGATGATGGCTCTGTTCCATGCAAGAGAGGTATCTAAAAGTATTCAGGGTTTGACTGCCATGCAGTTTGACTCCATTTTATAACTTTAAGAATATTCAAGGTTAATGCCAGCGGGTTTGGAATTCTGTCCTTCCTTTAAACTTGGCATGCAATTTTTGCAAACTACGGTGTCAGATTTGACAGAGTTGAAAGTCACATCCAACATCTGCATCAAACTGACTTGTTTCCACAGATGTTTCCCTGGATTTTGTAGTATTCCTTCCACTGCCTTCTTTCCTTGTGTTTCTCAGCCAGAGAGCTGTGGGGTGCTTTCCCTGTTCCAGCAGGGCTGATTGCTTTATAGTAGGCAACTCCAGAGCGCTTCACAGCAACCACATCTTGACTCTTTTCTGTTCCAGTAACTGTTGGTCCTAATCCCTAATTACAGCATCATGTTTGAAAGGTATAAGCTGTAATTACTGCTGGAGGTTTTGGTGACACTCAGGAAAGGCAAGAATTGTGATTTAAATACTCCTTGCATTTTCTTTACTAACTTTAAAACATATACCATTAATTTGAAGGATTTCTTTATTCCCTGGGGTAAAGTTgtgtactttttttatttttactatttttggGTGTCTAATAGTCTACTTTAAAACTTAGACATTTTTTCTAATACCTTATCAGTGAATCCAAACACATTACTATTAAATTTATAAACATTAGCTTACTGAAAACCAGTATGTAATGCCTAACAGTGACTGTTAGATACTGTCTTCAGTTATACAGTGACTGAAACAAGGTTAGGGAAATGGGAGAAACTTGCACAAATTCATGTGTATCGTGGGTGCTGAATTGGAAAAAAACTTCCACGTAAATACTGTTTAATGTCAACACAATATTATTGACTAATGCACTGCTATATAAAGCTCTTGCAGCTTATTTACTGTCTTAAAATTTACCTATTTTTGTTAAAAGGCAGCTTGGTAAATCTGATTCTTCTCAATATTCATGTGCTAAATGGAACCATCCATTAAATGAGCTGAAGTAAAAATTTCAGCTTCCCATAGTAAAGCAATAAGCAACATTTATGTAGCGGTAAAGAAAACATACGATACCCTGTCAGTTTACATGCAGTATGATACTACATATTTGATATTATTATCCTTCTGGTATGCACTTTATATTTTGGGCTTCTTACAAGTAATGGTACTATAATAACAAGAGTATCTAGCAGACACCAGAAGTATCCTTAAAAACAGTGAACCAGAATTTTCACTAGCTGTAAATCCTCAACTCCTTCTCCTGCTTTTACTACACAGTATCAAATGTGTAGTCTAGAGACTTGAAAGTAGACAGGGGTGAAGCAATGGATCATATTTTACTAAGGATGTTCTTACTTGGATTCAGATTTCACGTTCTTCATAAAAttattctggaatatttttattttaacttgtaATGCCATTATCTTTAGCTGCGGATGCTGAGTGtaaaatctctttatttttagtCCCTGGTGAGAACTACATGCCAGGACTGCATGCATAAATCAAGCTCTGGACTATAACAGTTTAGACCCATGGAGAAGTGGAGTGGGAAGGGGGTCATAAgcctgaaatgtttttccttctctttcaattaattttgaaaatactgtctTCCCTACATTTATCTGTTGGTCCTCCTGCCTGTTCCTGTGGTTTTACAGATtttgtgttacttttttctgtaGAAGGATTTTGCTGAATGAAGCACTAACTTAAATTAAGCACTGGAACtaataaagcattttcttttcccatgcaTCAGTATCGCATGATAGCTTGTGAGTTCTTAGTAAGTCTTTCCTCACATTTAGGTCTCTTGCATGTGGCTTTTCAGGTGTCTTGTGTGTGAACTCAACCAGCACACCTTTTTTGAGGCCTGGCATCTCAGTCTGATTTCTCTAAAGCttgaataaatacaaaaatcctTCAGAGCACTGAGTCTCTAGTCCAGTTTGGTTAAAATGAGCAATCAGATTTAAGTTATTGAAAGAATCATGACTATGCAAGCCTTGGTTTCTtagaaaaacagcctgaaaataGAGGCAGAAGCCTCTGCTTTCAGATTAGCAGCAGTAGTGTcgtctttaatattttattcgAAGAGCATCCTTAGCGCCTCTTAGAGACCAGGTCCTTTTCAGGCAAAAATACCTGAGCTGGCTTTAAGGTGTGTGATTTGGGTGCCAGTTTGCCATGTTAAAGGGTTAGTGGTCCATACTGCTTCTGATACCTGAGGTAGCACATCAGTCAAATTCTCAGCTTTACAGATCTTTCTCCCTGCTAGtgctggggagatggggatgTGCTGCAGGGGCATCTGCCATCTCACAGCCCCTGACACACTTTGTGGCAGGTGATGGAGATGCAGGCATGAGAGCTGGAGGCGGCTGAGCGGAACACGGGCTGGCTCTGCAGCTGGCATCCTCAGATGCAAGCCAAGTGGACCTCTGAGGTGATCTCTGAACTGGGCCTATTAGCAATTAGTATATTGCTTGTTGCAAAGTAAACACCTCTGCTTCTGTAACCAAGCAACTCCTATTTACATATGCACTGTCTTTCGGAAGCCCTAGTGACGTGGGGGAAATCAGACCTACTGGACAGACAAGCCAATTTCCACTCTGCAAAGTCAGATTAGCTAGCATTGGCACCCTGTTTGCTTCCAGCTGGGTCATGTGGATGTGGGTGACAAACCTAGATGCTAACTGATCCTTATTCTTAGACCAGACAGCATGTAAGAGGACTAAGAGAGCACATTCAGGTTCTCTGTTTATTGTCACAGAATTTTTGAGAAGTTTCAGTAAGTTACATTTGAGTTCACATGTGATGTGTTTTGCAGAATATCAGCCAGAGGTCTAACGGGTTTTAATTACATGGACTTTTCACAAGTCTTGTAGATGGATGTCTTTCACAGGCAAGGAGTTTGCAAGGGttgtatttaaaaacaactgCTCTACTGTTGCCCTGAAAAGTTACCTGACATATTTGACCTGAAAATGCATGGTTATTTTGCCTCAGTGATCCAAAGGAGTGTCAGTTTTACAGTCACTTTTTAGAGCAATCCTGACTGAGCATCTCAGTGGAAGTATTACACTAATCGTCATGAGGAAGGAGGCAACTTCTTGAATTAATACTCGAGGGAGTGAAAGGAAGTGGGAAGCAAGTGGTGTCGCAAAGTCTCGGGGGTTAGGAAAACATGATGTGTCATTTGGTGAAAAGATCTTTCAAGGTTTTCAACTTTTAACTTTCACCCAGAGCTAGGGAGGCAGGCTTGAGGGATGATGGAAAGAATGAAGGAATGGCGGTGGTGCAAAAAGCTCCTGGTTGTTCAGGTGTGTAGGACTAAATGAGGTATTTTGGCCATGGTTGTCTGTCTCTGTGTCATCATTTATaatgcaaaaccagcagaaaattgGAGAAGTCCGTTTTCTCTTAACAGGTCTTCAGTCTGAGAAAGTTTGTAGCCTTTTCTCTCAAAGACTGTGTAGCTTGATGAGATGGTAGTCCCCCTCCTGGCAGCATGGACCACACTAGTGCAGTTGAAGACTTGAGGCTTGGCTGAGGCTCAGGAGCTGGTGCTGTTTATCGCACAGGCATGTCTGTGGACCTTGCAAAGCTGTGGGCTGCTACTAATCGCACTGGTTGTCTACATCTAGGCAACTGAATGAAGCCCTCAGCTTCAACTCTGCCACAGATGCAGGCCTTAATCACCAGGTTAAGTTTCTGTACAGATGTGCTTGTTTGTGTAACAAACAGGATCCATCCATCTCTCTGCTGAGGAGAGGGTGACTCACATGTGTGAAGCATTTTTTGTATTCCCTGGAAGGTGGTGCATGATGCAGAATGGTCATGCAGATAGTCCCATGTGTGTATGCCAGATGAGTACTGTTTATTTACATGTGTCTGGCTGGCACCTCAAAGTATACAGTGCCTCATCTGTGTTTTTTGTATGGTAGGTGGTATATATTGACCTGCTAGTTGTTACAACATATAAAGCTCAAACACCTATGTTGTTCAAAAATGGTAGCAACCTCTATCTTAGGAGCTGAGGTGTTCAGTAggtgtttcttctgttttaaataccCATCCAGTTATATCAGAAGAGAAGCAGAGACCAGGTCAGTAATTGTCCTATAAAGACGTTATTAAAGTGAAACTCCATAAACCTCTTTAAAGAGGTTTGACATGCCTTCCCTGGTCATGTGTTAACACAAGCTTATTACTATTATCGTTATTATCATTAGaatatttgctgttttcattctgtgGCAGCACTACATGGAGTGTTTGAATATGAAAGCTGCTCTGTGTTCTCATTTCTGCTTCAGTTAATAAGGAGTGTAATTTGCCAcagtataaataattttttctttcatatctaTTGCTGCTTTTAGAGAATGGCAAGCTCCAGCCTGCTAGCCTGTCAGTTAGAGTGACTTTGGTAAAACCCCATTTCTCTCCCCACACTGTGGCAGAAGGACATGATGTTCAGGCACTGAACTTTGTTCAGTTCAACTCCCATGGTAACAGGcacatttatgaatatttaatGGCAGGAGATTCCCATTTTTCCAAGGAAGTGTTGTCATATTTCAGCAACAATAAAGCATCAGCTGAGAAGATCAACTGCTcataaatgagaaaggaaaaaaaagctcgGACATGACCTTCCTGCTGTGTCCAGTATCATGAGATGCTTTGATCCACCACTCATCAGGGAAACGAAAGATGGCTTTCACGAAGCTTCACGTGCAGTtgtcttggaaaagaaaacatttcataaataaGATTATTAGCTGTTTCACAGATGTGTAATTTTTTGTGTTCAATCTTATTCAATTAAAGGAATTAGTTTTGACTTCCAGTTTCCACAAACTGGCTTCACAAGCTAGTTTGAGGATGGAAAGCAGCTTCTCAATACACAGAAAATGGTTAAAGCAAGAGTGAAAATGAAACTGAGATTGTTCTTGCAATCCTGTTAAAGGAGCTGTCCTGTTAGAATGATCCTTTTTTGTGGAGCCAAATTGTAGTTGCAACATTTACCCACCTGGGCCCCAAGTGAATCGGGCTTCTGTTGTTTTATTATATAAAAGGTTCATGTGTGGCAggttttattctgaaattttaagTTCACTGACTTTTAACCTAGAATAGCTCAAAAGTACCTTTTGAAATGAAACTATTCTTAGTCTTCTGAAGGTAACACATTTATCAGGTGGATGGATTAGTATCAGTCGTTGTAAATGTTTAAACATAACATGTTTGCTCATCACTGCCTTTTTATTTACCttagaatgtttttttcttcagcagttcTGATGTGTAGACCAAATGGAAAGtggattaaaaattatttatatgaaaaaataactttataaGGATAAAACAATATGATTTAAGACCTCTGGAGAAGACTTTGTGTTCTTCAGTTACAGTCATTTCATAGGAAGACTGTTGCTACTGTGAAGAAATCCTGCAGTgtgaaaaagaagtatttgcTTGCTGTATGTGCACCAGACAACATTTATGCACTGTCTTTAATGGGGAGTGTATAAGTTGCATCATTGTCTGTTATAAACATATTGTGCAAATAAATGCTTGCACTGATcaacaggttaaaaataaaatctct
The Strix uralensis isolate ZFMK-TIS-50842 chromosome Z, bStrUra1, whole genome shotgun sequence DNA segment above includes these coding regions:
- the KANK1 gene encoding KN motif and ankyrin repeat domain-containing protein 1 isoform X3 — translated: METRRRLEQERMMQVTPGDVRRPRLSSFGGMGSTSSLPSFVGSSGYGHVSQQLQNGYQGNGDYGACFSSSLGSSIRHSPMSSGISTPVTNVSPVHLQHIREQMAVALKRLKELEEQVKTIPVLQVKISVLQEEKRHMMAELKNQRKATQNDMYGFRKRSYSAGNAEQWEHMSQVRRGGELYIDCEEEVESVEQSSQRIEEFRQLTAEMQALEKKIQDSNYESPSNLRENRESLTKEARSVAVGADENMNDVVIYNRSARQHKEVAVGTEKEMRESGVGVTEAMLGLSTEVEKEIELQQQTIEALKEKIYRLEVQLKETTHDREMTKLKQELQAAGSRKKVDKAMMAQPCVVSRMVEAIIQTRDQRVGDHVDVADSSVGNHLQMSSVGTSCRPAVRSAAAGPELLMSQWLVRERAEVRDQGTGRSIELHDKAVGTATSVCETGVNTEEPAGVPSPRRMARLVGAVRSVGCGDCSVDVVVCTPKEHVSRETTTEAVPRAEAMVMAVPSMASQQTSTILEMVSQCTGTEMALLADCGTNTTLSSCDKQTNTESVETRSVAVGDGRVKDIRASAKTRSVGVGTLLTSHPGFEKPLAIKTKDCGVGQINVYENYLVGLKMRSIACGPPPLPVVPAGTRSIGVGGESVCEPVSSLLESPLPPPELRTGLDHYIERVQKLLQEQQMLLAENYSELAEAFGEPHSQIGSLNSQLISTLTSINSVMKYASTEELQGLDLQKQCLERSTTSGATLEYIPHGQLANAHLTSNLRTLKLEQDIAPTQEERKTPLVEAVRGRKSFSSQDKTLTPINLTDDQLASGLYVCTNNESTLKSIMKKRDGKKDLSNTKKNLQFVGINGGYETTSSDDSSSEESSSSDSEEECEGHEYPHSRHTEEGQPTSCAPEVCAVGPEKDSPPPECEAEEVEIRERYELSEKMLSACHLLRNNIDDPKALTNKDVRFCLNTIQHEWFRVSSQKSAVPEMVGDYITAFEEVSPAVLRHIINMADGNGNTALHYSVSHSNFEIVKLLLDANVCNVNHQNKAGYTPIMLAALAAVEAEKDMRIVEELFSCGDVNAKASQAGQTALMLAVSHGRIDMVKALLACGADVNIQDDEGSTALMCASEHGHVEIVKLLLAQPGCNGTLEDNDGSTALSIALEAGHKDIAVLLYAHVNFSKTQSPGTPRLSRRTSPGPTHRATFE